The DNA sequence acacaaaacttggtggcaatgttagtggtgaggaggatgttgaagcttcaaggggatttagacaagttaagagagtgggcaaatacatggcagatgcagtataacatggataaatgtgaaattatccactttggtaggaaaaacagaatggcagaatattatttaaatgttgatagattgggaaatgttgatgtacaaagggacctgggtgtttttgtacaccaatcactgaaagcaagcatgcagatacagcaagtagttaaggaggcaaatggtatgttggccttcattgtgagaggacttgagtacaggagcaaggatgtcttactgcagctgtacagggccttggtgagaccacacctggagtattttgtgtgcagttttggttcccttacctaagaaaggatatacttgccatagagggagtgcagcgaaggttcaccagtctgattcctgggatggcaggattgtcgtaagaggagagattgggccgactaggcctgtattcactggagtttagaagaatgagaggggatctcattgaaacgtataaaattctgacagggctggacagactgaatgcagggatgatctttcctctggctggggagtctagaacaaggggtcacagtctcaggatatggagtagaccatttgggactgagatgaggagaaacttcttcactcagagggtggtgaacctgtggaattctctaccacaggaggctgtggaggccaagtcattgaatatatttaacaaggaaatagatttctagactctaaaggcgtcaagtgttatggggagagagtgggagtttggCATTGAGACAGAGGAGCagtcataatcatattgaatggcggagcaggctcgaagggtcgaatGACCTAATCCTATGTTTCATCCTATTACCTTTGGCCGATCTGAGTTGCTTCCAATAGCACCATCCGATGGATTTGGGGAGCTGTTGTGTAGGTTTATAATGGGAATGGAGGCTCAGAATTGAAGCAGGAAATCGAAAAGAATATCGAGCAGAAAATCTAGGCTGCGGCTTCCTGGATTTGTGGAGTATCATGGCAGATCCTGCACTCCCAAAGCAGGAAATCTTTGAAGTCAAATATCAACAAATTCGAGCTGCTGGATTCTGGGCATTAGAGTGTTAAGCTGCAGCTAGTAATCCTCTACATCAGTGTGGCTTGGGGTAACTAGAGTTCCCAGTATTTAAACCAAACACTTAGGGCCTGAAATTATTGGTGGGCAAGGGGGAGACAATGGTGACACTGTCAGTGCAagactgaaggagtgccgcactatcaggttccattttttggatgagacattaaaccaaggctctgtctgccttctcagatgGATGCATAAGACACCACAGCactttcaaaaaagagcaggagagttccggaacataagaaatagaagcaggagcagaccattctgacccttgagcctcctccaccattcactacAGCCATGGCTAAACTTATccctcatctccactttcctgcttgctcctcatatcccttgattccctgagaaatcaaaaatctatcaatctcagccctGGATATACTCGCAGGTGGAGCTTTCAcagccttctgagtgaagaaatttcttcacatctcagtcctaaatgattgaccccttatcctgagactctgccccatgttctagattccccagccaggggaaacaacctctctatCAACCCTTcaaaatcttgaatgtttcaatgagatcacctctggttcttctaaactacaaagactataaatgcaagttactcTGCCTCTCATCGGAGGCTctatctagtgaacctttgctgcacccccttcaatgcaatatatccttccttaatgtggagaccaaaactgggcacagtattacaggtgtggtctcaccaaagcattgtgcaattgtagcaagacttccttattcttgtactccaatatatttgcaataaaagccaagatgccatttaccttcctaactgcttgctgcacctgcattttgACTTTGTGTTCCTGTACAAGTGCACCCAGGTCTCTCTCAACATCACTATTTATAAGTTTCATGTCTATTAaaagatattctgcttttctactatgactaaagtgaataacctcatacttccctacattatattccttctgccaccttcttgcccactcatttaacccatctatatccttttgcagccACTTCGTGTCCTCCTCAGCATACATTCCCACCTATCAGAGAATGATAGAATGGTtagagcacaggaggaggtcattcagttcCCTGTCCGTGCTGactctctgcaacagcaattAGCCTAGTGCCATTCCCTAACCTTTTCCTCGCAGCCCTGCATCTTTCTCTTTTTCAGATAATGAcccattccattttgaaagtatcaattgaacctgcctccaccaccccctcagatcctaacccctccatgcatgaaaaagtttttcctcctttactaatTGCCTTAAATCTGGCACCTAACATTGCATTGTTAGAAAACCCTCTCCCCGCCATCCTGACaaatatttagccctcaaccaAATAAAATCAGATTACTtgctcattatcatattgctgtttgtgggagctttctgtgcacaaattgactgctacgTTTcctacttcaaaaagtacttcattagctgtgaagtgttttgggacatgcTTTGGATTTACAAATTGGGAGGTGTGGATAAGATGAATGTAAACAAGTTATTTAAATTGAATAGTGTGTATTTGTGCTGGGTGACTGAACCCCAGGTGGGCCCTGTCTGTGTTGTATAAACTCACATTGCAAAATTATTTCTTCTGTACATTTTGAActtagtgtgagggagagactgggttTAACGGAACTACAATTGGAGGTTCTGACATCACTGAAGTGCTCTCACCAGGAGTAAACCTaacctctgctgcctgtatccttatTCCCACCAAGTCCATCATCCCTGTCCTCActaacctacattggttcctggttaGGCATCactgtaattttaaaaattctcatccttgatgtCAAATTCCTCTATGATCTTGCGCctgccaatctctgtaacctcttccagccctgaaACGctcagatctctgcactcctccaattctggagcattcctgattttaatcactcctccattggtggctgtgcattcagctgcctgggccctaagctctggaattccctccctaaacctatccatctctctacttctctctcttcctttaagactcttgATGGGCTTGGCCGTTGAAAGGGATGATGAGTAGCCATGGTTCCCAGTTTACTGTACTGAGCTTGATTTTCCTGTCTATACCAGGTGACTGATCATGAGAACAGTGTGTCGGTGGCCTTCACTCCCACAATCCCGCACTGCAGTATGGCTACGCTGATTGGCTTATCGATTAAAGTCAAGTTGTTGCGCTCGCTGCCTACACGCTTCAAGGTAAGAGTTCATTACCTGGTAATCTGAGTATGTGTGTTGGTTACCTGGTAACCTGAGAGCTTGCGTTGGTTACCTGGTAACCTGCGGGCATGCCTTGGTTACCTGGTAACCTGCGGGCGTGTATATTAGTTACTTTGTAATTGCTagaatttacagtacagaaacaggccattccgcccaaccagtccatgctagtgtttatgctccattcaagcctcttcccatctttcctcatctaaatctatcattctaatcctctattcccttttccctcattTGCTTgtgtagcttccctttaaatgtatctatactattcagTTTAACCACTCCTTATGGTAGTGAGTTTCACATCCTCACTGCtcgctgggtgaagaagtttcttctgaattccctattggatattttggggactatcttatattgatggcctctagttatgctcttccccacaagaggaaacattttctctgtatccactctatcaaaacctttcagaattttaaagacctttattAGGTCACTCAGTCTTTTTTCatgagaaaagagacccagcctctCAATCCCTTCCTGATAGCTATATCCTTGCATTCCTGGTATCATCCttataaatcttttttgcacgtTATCCAGCATCtctgtatcctttttataatacggagaccagaactatgtgtgtgtgttaattacACGTGGTAATTACACTGGTAAACTGGAGTGTGCGTAGGTATGCTAGTTGTTTGGTaatctgggagtgtgtgttggttaGCTGGCATTCTGTATGTGTTAGTTACCTGATAATCTGGGAGTGTGTGCTGATTACTTGGTAACCTCTGTATATGTTATTGCCTGGTAACTTCTGCATCTCTTAGTTACCTGGTACTGTGTGAGAGTTATCTGATACTCTCTGGGTAAATATATACAAGATGGGAACTGCCCTGGTGACTCAGTGGGAGTCTACATTGCTGCTGTGGAACTGCTCCAGGAAATCGGTAAAGTCCCAGGTTTAGTCTCTGATCTGAGGTAATTCGGGGCAGAAGAGCGGGACTAGTTGgataggtctttcaaagagccggcacaggcacgatgggttgGAAAACCTCCTTTTGCGCTGTGTCATTCTATCTTACTAAGACAGGGAGAGAATTATACATTTCGAACAGCTTTCCTCTGCTCTCAATAGCGCATTCCCCTATGTCTCCGCCCTTATGCTTTCCAAGATTATACATGGCTTTGAATTTCTAACATTCAGTTATTCTTCCTGCAGGTGGATGTCCATATCACTCCAGGAACCCATGCTTCTGAAAATGCAGGTGAGCAAGGggctactgtgtgtgtgggtaatatTGGATCAATCCTTGTAATCCATGATATTTTAGACTCTGCTGTCTTCACATGTGTCGTGCAACTGTGCTGGGAGGTGGGGGACCGATTGAGGGTCTCAAAGTCTTTAGTGTCCAACACTCCCAGACTTCTTTAGCTGAACTCCTTGTTCAAAATAAACCAGATGGTTAACACAATCACAATTTAGACCTTGAATCATGGGAGGTGGATCGAGCACGGAAGAGTggggtgagtgtctgggagtgGACAGAGTGTGCATCTGGTTGGTGGGAGGTGGGGCCTGTGCCATTGCCCTGGGCAGGGGGGAAGGCAGAGCAAGTATCTGGGCAGTGGAGTGGACATGGATTTCTTGCCTTGTGCCAGGCTATTGTCCTGAATAAAATCTTCTCCTTTTCCCAGTGAACAAGCAGCTGGCTGATAAGGAACGAGTGGCAGCAGCTCTAGAGAACTCTCACCTACTGGAGGTTGTTAACCAATGCCTGGCAGAGAGATTATGACCAGATCACGTAATGGAACAACAATTGCaatttctgtgtgtctctgaggatCTCTGCTGGCTTGGGTGGGTCACCAGGGTGTCTGTGAGATCCGTGAACATGATACAGCCCTGAAACAGGGCTTCCTGCGTGTAACGTCTATTAAGTCAATCCACAAACTGTGCCGATGTGTAGATAGAGAATCATTCATTAAAAAATACACAAATCTAtgatctctcactcctcccttaACCTGGagtgtttctcttttttttccatctGCAAGTCAGTTAACGGGAGCAAGTGGGGACAAGTCTTGCTGATgaaggagtgggaggaggaggaggaggctgtcTCTGCAAACCCTGGGgtaggggagcgagggaggggaagggggtgtaAAAGGTCCTAATGACTTGGCCTCTGCTTAGCACTTTTGTGCAGTAAAATAACCACGATCAGTAAGTAACGGTATAGGTCGGGGGCAGTGGGGATGGAGTGTTGGGAGTGCTTTAAGTACAAACCCGCTTCCCAAAGTGCCTTGGCATGTGTATCAACCCGCAAACTCATGCACACCCAGTTCTACTTACTGACCCACAtgttctcttacacacacacgcacacatatacacttacactcactcagaccctgcaCCCACTGCAATTGTCTGTGTGAGATACTTTGTGACGAGTGATTTTGTAAAAGCTTGCCTGTAGGTAAACTTCTAACAAAACCCACCATACAAACCACCACCCGcttgtgttttgctgctgctattTCAACCCAGTTGTTCATTACTGGGATGTAACATTCCACTCCCGCCTCATGTAATTTTAATTTAAGAAGTCATTCACAGTAAGCTCAGCATAGCAAAAGTTAAGCAAATTGAGTCCGCTCAGCCTTTTTAAAGCACATATGATGAGCTGGGTTTTTGGATGGAGTGagaatttttcattttttttaaatcgtgCTCTAGCAGTTTTCCTGTTAAGTTGGGCGCTGTGCAAAATGGTCTGTTCCCACTAGGTGGTGCCATTTGGGAACTGtagccagtgttgcagctgtgatTTGAGATGTCAAATATGTAAAACTGTGCGTTACTCACTCCTGCTAATGAATGTGTGAAACCAGACTCAATAAAAACTTGGATGAGCTGATTAAAGCTGTGTTTTGCTCCTGGTTTGCTCCTGGATCCTGCTGTGCTGCAGCCAGCTTTCACTTCCagaactgtttcatcaatgaggTTCCTGTCTGAGTTTGGTTGCTGAGTGTCCTGTTTCACAAATTTATTCTACTTTGTGGAAAAGAGGAAACGCTAACATCTGACCACACTCCCCACTGAGATAACTGGTGAGTGGAgaccctctgattctctctctctctccttcagagaAGTGGTTCTCAAACTTTACTGGTTGAAGAACTCCTTTGCAAATGGAGTAATCTCTGATCATAATAGATAATATTCATGATATGCAAGTGCTGCATGTAAGGAATATTTGAATCATTCTTTTAAGTTACTGATGCCACTGAgataggaacaagaggaggccattcagccctcgagtCTGTTCTCCCATTCAATGaaagcatggctgatctgcaacctaattgCATACACCTGTCTTTGCCCCATGTCTCTTTATaactttggttaacaaaattTGTCAATCTCCGATTTAATAGTTGATCTATTATTTTAGAAAGTTCCAAATTTCTATCACTTTTTATGTGCTGGAGTGTTTCCTAGTTTCACTGATCAAAAGTGCtggctttaatttttaaaatttgtcccTGACCCCAactagcagaaatagtttctctctatacCCTACTTAttctccttaatatcttgaaaactttggtcAAATCACTCCTTAACCTTTGTAAGATTTTTGGAATACAGGGATCATGACCCACACAAAAGTTAATACTTAAAGGCAGTAGCTGTGACAAGTGAACTCTTGCCCTTGCTCTGCAAAGTCACTGGGGCATGTCTTCTGGGTTATGTTCTGCTGACTGTTGTTGTCTTCTCTTGAGGTATGCGAACAATGTCTAAGATTCTGTCCCTTTTTATTTGTACGGAAACTCCCTCCCACACATGCCATATTAGGCTATAGTTGTCTCTGGTCAGCATAATCGAGCTTGAATTCACTCATGGTTTGTCAATCCCTAGGCCCCTCACAGATGTTTCCTATTTCCCCACTTTTTGCAGATAGTCTAAAGCCCACATGTCTGCTGGCATCAaccaccttctgcaattgcacaTTTCCGCAATTTTTATTAATGTCATTGTTCTTAACATAGAAGAGGGAGAAACatcttttccagcatttactcAGGCAATGGTCAAGACTCCGTCTTAATCCATACACTAACAGATGGAGCTTGTCATGTATATTCCATCACTCAGCTCATCTGCATTAGTTTGCCTTGTAGTTACATCTATATGTTCATTTAAAAGAATCAAGCTATCAAAAAGGATACTGCTTGACCTTTGTCTCATGTACGCTCCAGGTTAGGAAACACTAGTTCAGCCACTTAATCTCACTTCCCCTTCTGCAACTGCTGAGCTGAGCATCTGCACTATAAAATGAGAATGTTCTAAATCTAACCTAGCATTTTGTGAATAATCTGAGTTTTGCTGCTTAGCTTTTAACCAAGTAGTAGCCCCAAACCAGATTTCTGTAATTTTTATCGAATCTGACTATCCAAAGATATATTGATCCTACTCCTTCCAAATTCCAGCGATCACAAGCCAAGTTCGTGTAATCTGCTCGTAATtgaacccttggagtccaggtatcattcaggTAAAtttacactgcactccctccaaggccaggatatccttcctaaggtgcagTGCCAGAACCACTCATAGTAACTTCAGGTGTGAAGCTTGACTTCTACCTCCGTTGTATTCTAGCC is a window from the Carcharodon carcharias isolate sCarCar2 chromosome 7, sCarCar2.pri, whole genome shotgun sequence genome containing:
- the ciao2b gene encoding cytosolic iron-sulfur assembly component 2B; protein product: MAAGARLENANPLIYGRSSERPLTAREQEEEAVDAIDNREIFDLIRSINDPEHPLSLEELNVVEQLRVNVTDHENSVSVAFTPTIPHCSMATLIGLSIKVKLLRSLPTRFKVDVHITPGTHASENAVNKQLADKERVAAALENSHLLEVVNQCLAERL